A genome region from Ctenopharyngodon idella isolate HZGC_01 chromosome 5, HZGC01, whole genome shotgun sequence includes the following:
- the kiss1rb gene encoding KISS1 receptor b isoform X1 codes for MVTHLYLMAESNSTGEVAELILCNNEAKIYDCNQSDPMRSQSPMPLMDAWLVPVFFTLIMLVGLVGNLLVIYVVIKNQQMKTVTNLYIVNLATTDILFLVCCVPFTATLYTLPSWIFGDFMCRLVNYLQQVTAQATCITLSAMSVDRFYVTVYPLQSLHHRTPQMALTVCTTIWICSLLLSVPIALYQHTESSFWFGPQTYCTEAFPSLIHKRAYILYSFLAVYMLPLITICMCYTFMLKRMGQATVEPVHGCNQLQRPAERVEAVRTRVSRMVVVMVLLFIVCWGPIQILILLQAFCSEDVSHSYTLYKLKIWAHCMSYSNSSINPVIYAFMGANFRKAFRSVFPLIFKRKARTTEPLPTYNREMNFLSS; via the exons ATGGTGACGCATCTATATCTAATGGCAGAAAGTAACAGTACCGGTGAGGTTGCAGAACTCATCTTGTGCAATAATGAAGCAAAGATTTATGATTGCAATCAATCCGATCCCATGAGATCTCAAAGCCCAATGCCGCTGATGGACGCCTGGCTGGTCCCAGTGTTTTTCACCCTAATTATGTTAGTAGGTTTGGTGGGTAACTTATTGGTCATCTATGTTGTCATCAAAAACCAGCAGATGAAAACAGTTACAAACCTCTACATAG TTAATCTTGCCACCACAGATATACTGTTCCTGGTTTGTTGTGTTCCTTTCACTGCCACTTTATACACTCTTCCTAGCTGGATATTTGGAGACTTCATGTGTCGGCTGGTCAATTATCTGCAACAG GTAACTGCACAGGCAACCTGCATCACTTTGTCTGCAATGAGTGTCGATCGATTTTATGTGACCGTCTACCCACTCCAATCTCTCCATCATCGAACACCACAGATGgctctgactgtatgcaccacTATTTGGATAT GTTCTCTGCTGCTTTCAGTGCCGATAGCGTTGTATCAGCATACAGAGTCTTCGTTCTGGTTTGGTCCACAGACGTACTGTACCGAGGCCTTTCCCTCTCTCATTCATAAGAGGGCTTACATTCTTTACTCCTTCTTGGCTGTTTACATGCTGCCTCTGATCACCATCTGCATGTGTTATACTTTCATGCTAAAACGCATGGGTCAAGCCACGGTGGAGCCTGTTCATGGCTGTAACCAG CTGCAGAGACCAGCAGAACGGGTTGAAGCGGTGCGAACACGAGTCTCCAGAATGGTGGTTGTAATGGTGCTGCTGTTTATAGTCTGCTGGGGTCCAATTCAGATCCTGATTCTCTTGCAAGCGTTCTGTTCTGAAGATGTCAGTCACAGTTATACACTCTACAAACTAAAGATCTGGGCTCATTGCATGTCCTATTCCAATTCCTCCATAAATCCCGTGATCTATGCCTTCATGGGAGCCAACTTTAGAAAGGCCTTTAGAAGTGTGTTTCCTCTGATCTTCAAAAGGAAAGCAAGAACAACCGAGCCTCTGCCCACCTATAACAGGGAGATGAACTTTCTTTCATCCTGA
- the kiss1rb gene encoding KISS1 receptor b isoform X2: MVTHLYLMAESNSTGEVAELILCNNEAKIYDCNQSDPMRSQSPMPLMDAWLVPVFFTLIMLVGLVGNLLVIYVVIKNQQMKTVTNLYIGNCTGNLHHFVCNECRSILCDRLPTPISPSSNTTDGSDCMHHYLDMFSAAFSADSVVSAYRVFVLVWSTDVLYRGLSLSHS, from the exons ATGGTGACGCATCTATATCTAATGGCAGAAAGTAACAGTACCGGTGAGGTTGCAGAACTCATCTTGTGCAATAATGAAGCAAAGATTTATGATTGCAATCAATCCGATCCCATGAGATCTCAAAGCCCAATGCCGCTGATGGACGCCTGGCTGGTCCCAGTGTTTTTCACCCTAATTATGTTAGTAGGTTTGGTGGGTAACTTATTGGTCATCTATGTTGTCATCAAAAACCAGCAGATGAAAACAGTTACAAACCTCTACATAG GTAACTGCACAGGCAACCTGCATCACTTTGTCTGCAATGAGTGTCGATCGATTTTATGTGACCGTCTACCCACTCCAATCTCTCCATCATCGAACACCACAGATGgctctgactgtatgcaccacTATTTGGATAT GTTCTCTGCTGCTTTCAGTGCCGATAGCGTTGTATCAGCATACAGAGTCTTCGTTCTGGTTTGGTCCACAGACGTACTGTACCGAGGCCTTTCCCTCTCTCATTCATAA